The Arctopsyche grandis isolate Sample6627 chromosome 12, ASM5162203v2, whole genome shotgun sequence genome includes the window gttttcggtaatatcagattccggctcgtcacgtagacccccatAAGGCTAAGGTAtcacaataatttttaaaacaaatttacacaaaagtccaattatctcaaaggaaatattatatgacttattccactttcataataaccggaatatacatatgtagttaggaacttaaaaagtgcgcttaaaaattaattgttgaatttaatcatcttcattcTCACTCAATTTCATCACCTCTgttgctatatttatttatacactgctaatttgattcaaaagtttcttattttctttataaaattctaaactaTCCCATGTACGCGTTCGATGAATGCCacgttttttctatatgtatctaaaaaaaccacgtcccacattcaccgctgtctgatttcgccctcaTGCCATCTTCATGgtgtttaatattgttttcaGTCCATTGTCGAATTACTATCATCGGGCCGAGACTAAAGATGATGTGGTCGAATAGAGtacctaataaataaattattttctaaaagtAGTAATATAATCAAGATGATTACCATAGTCAGCACGGGTTTTTCTACGTTGGCCAAAAAGCTCAGTTCGTGAAATGTCGAGGAtgatggtatatatatatatctcatcAGCTCCGCAGCCCAACCTTttagattgctctatttttttcaactctttcctgaaaatcacatttttcaataaattagcaacattttttaataaatgagggTCACAAAACGAACTAGGTAGGTACttcaatattgacattttgatatttgtagTTTAGTCATGTCATCTCGCTTGGAGTTTCGATTCGTAGAAGGCTGTGTTGTGGGTGTGCTGCGAACAATAAAAGTTGCGTGTTTAGATGACCAGTTATGAGTAGAGTAcgataattgaacaataaagtGGTTATGAGGTGATGGTATGCACTGCATTTTGTTATGACAGAAGAAGCGGTATCACACCTTGTACCTGGGGAGCTGCcacattagattggccatgtttaagcggtttatattacaaataccgagcgaagccgggtaaatagaAAGATAATTGAATAAAGTAATGAGCCGAGCAAGTGTCGTAAATATGTTCGCGACACGCTCTCTGAAATATCGACGACATCCCCCCAAGGCAATCCTAGGGGTACTGCCCGAGCTATGGAGGGGCGTCGTGCGGCTCGCCGATTGGTGAAAAATTGGATCACGCTGTATGTTTCCACGCCGTCAAATAACGCGGTATCTaccgctagtgttaacgctgccacAGGGTTGTAGATGGTTGGGGGGCTGGTCGAGTTGATTAGAGAAGCAAAAGGAAAAGCAGAAGTCAGAAGCAAATGTCGGAAGCGTCTATCCACTCTCCAGGAGTTTGTGCTTCTCCCTCCCAAGTggcgatggagtgcagactttgtctctgCTCTGCTCCAGCAGAGTCCTTCGTCTCCATTCATGACGACCCTCATTCACCGCGTTTGGTGCAACGCATTTGGtcctgctgtcagctgcgggtcAGTCACGTTACACTTGAACCACTGCTGTAGTTAATTCGCTACTCCTCGTAATCGCCATTACCGTTCACATTTGTAGGTTAGGAAAGAAGACAATCTGCCAGATTTGATATGCCTTTCTtgtgtcaacaatctggaattgttcGACAGTTTTCGAAACGCTTGCTTTCAGAATGTCACAACGTCGAGGGTGGAATTACACAAGCGTTTGAAAGTCAAGCCGGAGAAAGTTttgctggaagatttaatatgggaagatgAGTTGGGTGCTGAACCCAACAATTGTAGTTCACCAGAAGACGGCGAGGTAAATAAATAGGATTTAAGTTCTTTAGATGGGTTCTTAAAGAAACACACGGTTGatcgaaaatataaattcacatgTAAAATGACATCTAAtcacaatataaaaaaagttacaaATGTTAAATTGAATAACGTTCGGTTTAATTTTTAGACCCCTGGAAGAAAAACGAATTCGAGAGATCATATGGCAGCAATAATTGATACCAATATACACAATCTAGCGGAAGAATTACCATCTCGAAAAGCATTAAATACGATGTGCTCTACACAATCTGAATTGGACCATAAAATAGATATCCCAGACAAATTGTtaacaaatcaaaaaaatcttgTGACACAGAAAAACTCGGATACTCGAAGAAAGCTGCATggttgtgacatttgttcaaaaacatattcttcgaaacaaaatcttagtgcacatatggtaaatcatagtggggtaaagccacacaaatgtggcatttgttcaaaaacatttatcaCGAAACGAagtcttagtgcacatatggcTATTcacactggggtaaagccacacaaatgtgatatttgtttaaaaacatttactatGAAACACAATCTTAGTGTAcacatgggtattcatactaaagtaaagccacacaaatgtgacatctgtttaaaatcattccttagaaaatATGAACTCAGTGCACATGTAgttattcatagtggggtaaagccacacaaatgtgacatttgttcaaaaacatttaatacGAAACAACATCTTAGTGCGCATATgcgtattcatactggggtaccatataaatgtgatatttgttcaaaaacatttgctTGGAAACGAACTCTTTGTGCACATATGTTTATTCATATGAttgtaaagccacacaaatgtgacatttgtacaaaaacatttaatacGAAACAAAATCTTAATACACATATGGTTTTTCATAccggggtaaagccacacaaatgtgaaatttgttcaaaaacatttactaggAAACGAACTCTTGGtgaacatatgggtattcatactggggtaaagccacacaaatgtgacatttgtacaaaaaaatttactagGAAACAacatcttagtgcacatatgggtattcatactggggtgaagccatacaaatgtgacatttgttcaaaaacattccCTGCGAAACgaaatcttagtgcacatatgggtattcatagtggggtaaagccacacaaatgtaacatttgttcaaaaacatatacTAAGAAATACAATCTTAATGCACATATgcgtattcatactggggtatgAATACCACAAAAATAGATAACAGCTATAGTTTTACAGCTCATTTTGGTGCCCTTGTATTTCAAAAAATTCTTTTCAGTTTTCTGTTCAGATTAAAGATTAAATGTACACAGGGAAGCCCTTAAGAACTTtcatttccaaaataataaGGGAAACatgagaaaattaaaatttttgtaaaagaaCGTTTCCTTAATACAAATATCCCTTGTAAGCGAAAGTTCTCTGCTCATTTCCATCAACTTACGTCTGCCAAAATGCGTTTACCTTTATGAGCATTATTTATTAAGTCATCGAATCTAGCGCCCAACAGTTCTTTCTAAATGCTAAATATCCATTTGTAAATGCAGGAGTAGTACAGTTTCGTTTGTCGgacgtgtatatgtatgcaggGCCACCGAGAGGGAGGGCGGGAACCGGGGCCCCGTGtcggaaatcgtacctgttaatCGTTAcctttcttattaaattattttaaaacaacaatcaacatataggtatatttttctagtagttctgatagatttttcgcatattaaaattatatctacaagatattttttgaaatttgttatagggcccggaattattttttccaaggctcgggattcctctcggcggccctgtatgtatgtaccttgacTAGAAGACAAATAAACAATCAAAACGTGTTGAAGAAATACAATACGAATTTGTTGATAATATGCTAAAATAATCTACGAAAAATTATGCAAGTCCAtttcaaaacttttattttgtatatataacattttcaaGCATAActcataataaaaaatcatacatagttatattatactacatattattattatatgttcatTCTATTAATATTGTATGTTGGTTTGTACATCAGCGACGTACGACCCGCAGCCTGAAATAACATCAGTTGCGGtccaaaatgatttactttatCACAAAGTGtttcattgaatataaaaaatatctacttgtgaatatgtatgtatgtcaaaaccCAATAACATATCTATGCTTACTAAATGCTCAaaggttaatatacatatttattaaggcttccaatcccgtactactgcagtctgattccaataaatatttcgtagcaatctgacatctctgtcatccaggccaatattttttaatgtttccatcaggcgagcgtgttggacacggtcaaaggccttttcaaagtctataaagcagatgtacacaggtttacggacttctctgcatctttggagtagtgttttcatacagaaaagggcctctcgggtacccaagccttgtctgaatccaaactgctctctgctaatcgcctcttcacaccgtgagtaaattctgccctgtattatctttagtaggatcttcaatgtgtgactcattaggctaattaatCTGAAGTCAAcgggcaacgggataaatatggattgtaaccaatcgctaggtacttcgcctgataaatatattttattgaagagttttgttagatcttctatgttatcgtcgtccaataacttgagaaattcagcaggaatcagatccggtccagtagctttccgactctttgctagttttatagcatgttccacttcggatttcaatatatatggttccgtttctggatcttcaatatgccctccgttttctctattgtctttaaagagcaattttgtgtactcgttccattctgatttcttctcatccatatttaaaatgatttttccatttttattcctaaggagtatgaaatctttttttctgaatgatcctgttgcttcttttagttttttatgtacgttaaattcgtcgtgtttttcttgtaatttttcaatttcgttacatttattttccatccatttttctttaatttctttaattttcctttgaatttggcggtgaatatttttatattgtgttggattattatgtttgtgtttcctacgttcttccattaaatgtataatttcatccgtcatccaaggttgttttttattaattatttgattcgtTTCAAGAAAATGGAAATGGTAcgtccccttataggtgtactctttctttttaagtttttgaattaaattatctcccaaaccactcatcaaatcggactgaaatttcttacttgtaatagaaattattaatattaaaccccaatattttttcctaaaccgaaagttgtacttttaatttagagaatcaaaggttttttttgtttttctaagaaatcctttaatttattaaactgaaatttcaccaagttatgtataaaagttggtaagcatccgtcaaccagaaaTGGCAgtgtactcttgttcaattttttctcccaatatttttttcgacacttatcactagacaccggatagtccgagtgctttttctaggaatcggggcggtttagttctatttacaaagctagagtccaaaaaaaactTTCGGCGAAccttaacaatgcaatgaacaatacacagcaccctctgggtccgtttttttcaagacggcaccatggttatccggcctttacttatcacgtaaaaattcaagtataattattgtattaatgtgataaaaaaaaaaaaaataactaaatataataaaccggaagcaggattttttcctcttaaaaaagtcaaaaatgttgtgacaacgattctttccacgccctgaacatatttagctgaaaatttatatttgtattatttttgtactaacatagagttgataaggttttggtcggaattcgtaagccggaagtagaactttagtcctgtgtaagttttcctacatttgtattcaattggtattgaaaatgctcatagccggtatgtgtgtacgtgtatgtacatatgttcgattatcaaattttgttttttatccttcttatattcctcaaatacatagataaagtcgtaggttggtcacatccgaattttttacataaagtaaatgtaattggagctttttttatattaggtggactgtttcgatgaataattactagacggtacaaaatatttgtaaaaaacgaatcaatgaatcaaagcgttttttattttatttaattacattttcgcatgtgttttatttaatcttagaaattaatggatgcgaaccgaaaatttaaagaatgtagccaaactcaaaattagtacgccaatatgggagtattttttgcgtgaaacatcgggagagtttgcaaaatgcaattgaacgtgtttgaaatatgaaaacatgcaattgatcccgggattggaaattcccagcaccgcaatcccggtgctggagtaaccttccgggattcgAAGCActaatatttatctactattttgtcatacttctattattgattattggttttaataaaaacaccaaattacattaattaaatctccctacaaaataaatttaatgagatccttgtgcttgtttcgaggaacatagttttttaaaattccgTTCAAATGATGTGAGATGTACCCTTAAGTCTGGAGCTgcattcaatattaattttaatgtgatgtatgagtggaatcttaatctactcttccatttgggcctcgctgtgattttattttactttttctttctctttctccttatgcacatttttatgtactattatgtattattttactttatcatgtttttctgcttttgcttttttctttttattttatgtattttacttattttattttttgtttttcttcattatcaaatgtaggccattgtggcgcattaggttcttcctgtaatgccacaatggtccaaaactataaataaataaattaatatatttctatatttgtcttttattaaaatatatgaagagaaagctctctcaaccagttcagtgctagtaaacggcgACAGAAATTGAAGCGCTGTTCCTGTCAAAAGCTGATGTcagaaagctgttcatattcttcactaatacctagccaaaaaattaataaccttatttattttgaattcagtttttaaatgctataatttgaaagttcaatcaattTCTCCTTTTCCTTGATTGATAATTACGcagctgtccgaaaatgttcattgtcGAAGGGGTTTGAAATGtaattgtttgcttcttaaggtttgggaaagcactgcgtaaaagacgatttcagccctattacatgttcaattattttttaatttctccTAGACATACTAATCTTTTtatcagataagaaattatgtaaagtatcaaatacttcagttttttcattttcattttcaatatatagatttttatatatatatatatatatatatatatatatatatatatatatatatatatatatatatatatatatatatttcatatgttATTTTTGCAAATGCATactatttttgccgtccatatgggctgcagggctgcagcctcccagtatagACATgtacatgctatttttgtctgaatttgatcaccggtatggtgaACGAGTTAATACAtcccgattaatctctgcagccccccctctatgaattcttacgagccgccactggctaTTTAT containing:
- the LOC143920031 gene encoding uncharacterized protein LOC143920031; amino-acid sequence: MSEASIHSPGVCASPSQVAMECRLCLCSAPAESFVSIHDDPHSPRLVQRIWSCCQLRVRKEDNLPDLICLSCVNNLELFDSFRNACFQNVTTSRVELHKRLKVKPEKVLLEDLIWEDELGAEPNNCSSPEDGETPGRKTNSRDHMAAIIDTNIHNLAEELPSRKALNTMCSTQSELDHKIDIPDKLLTNQKNLVTQKNSDTRRKLHGCDICSKTYSSKQNLSAHMVNHSGVKPHKCGICSKTFITKRSLSAHMAIHTGVKPHKCDICLKTFTMKHNLSVHMGIHTKVKPHKCDICLKSFLRKYELSAHVVIHSGVKPHKCDICSKTFNTKQHLSAHMRIHTGVPYKCDICSKTFAWKRTLCAHMFIHMIVKPHKCDICTKTFNTKQNLNTHMVFHTGVKPHKCEICSKTFTRKRTLGEHMGIHTGVKPHKCDICTKKFTRKQHLSAHMGIHTGVKPYKCDICSKTFPAKRNLSAHMGIHSGVKPHKCNICSKTYTKKYNLNAHMRIHTGV